From a region of the Salinispira pacifica genome:
- a CDS encoding malate dehydrogenase, with protein MKRVRVAVTGAAGQIGYALLFRIASGQMFGEDTQVDLQLLELEQALPALKGVVMELEDCAFPLLSSVTPTSEMSVAFKDADWALLVGSIPRKKGMERADLLKKNGGIFVEQGTAIAAHAKKSCKTLVVGNPCNTNSYVAKAMADGMDERNFFAMTMLDQNRAVTQLAQKASVPVSAVKNLAIWGNHSPSMYPDFYHATINGKPAHQVIDDEDWLQGEFLTTVQKRGAAIIEARGASSAASAANAVVDTVRNLTTPTPEGEFFSVAVSSDGSYGVPEGIMFSFPVRSTGDGWEIVQGLEHNGFGHSKLNATREELLNEQAAVEELLG; from the coding sequence ATGAAAAGAGTTCGGGTTGCAGTTACAGGTGCGGCGGGCCAGATCGGGTACGCATTGTTGTTCAGGATTGCATCAGGTCAGATGTTCGGCGAAGACACCCAGGTGGACCTTCAGCTGCTCGAGCTTGAGCAGGCTCTTCCGGCTCTGAAAGGGGTTGTTATGGAGCTGGAAGATTGCGCCTTCCCGCTGTTGAGTTCGGTTACCCCCACATCCGAAATGAGTGTTGCATTTAAAGATGCAGACTGGGCACTGCTTGTGGGCAGTATTCCCAGGAAGAAGGGGATGGAACGTGCGGATCTTCTGAAAAAGAACGGCGGAATTTTCGTGGAGCAGGGAACGGCCATTGCCGCCCATGCCAAAAAGAGCTGTAAAACCCTTGTGGTGGGCAACCCCTGCAATACCAACAGCTATGTGGCGAAAGCCATGGCCGATGGCATGGATGAGCGGAACTTTTTTGCCATGACCATGCTGGATCAGAACCGGGCGGTCACCCAGCTTGCCCAGAAAGCTTCGGTACCGGTTTCCGCCGTGAAAAACCTGGCAATCTGGGGAAACCATTCTCCCAGCATGTATCCGGATTTTTACCACGCCACGATCAACGGTAAGCCCGCCCACCAGGTTATTGATGATGAAGACTGGCTGCAGGGGGAATTCCTCACCACGGTACAGAAACGTGGCGCCGCAATAATTGAAGCCCGGGGGGCATCCTCCGCTGCCAGCGCCGCCAATGCCGTGGTGGATACTGTTCGGAACCTGACCACGCCCACCCCCGAAGGGGAGTTTTTCTCTGTTGCGGTATCATCCGACGGAAGCTACGGGGTTCCCGAAGGCATTATGTTCAGTTTTCCGGTACGGAGCACCGGCGACGGCTGGGAGATTGTTCAGGGACTGGAACATAACGGGTTCGGTCACAGCAAGCTGAATGCCACCCGTGAGGAGCTGCTCAACGAGCAGGCTGCGGTGGAGGAGCTTCTCGGCTGA
- a CDS encoding RNA methyltransferase, producing the protein MAEINLERRIRKHVKARTHSIAGICHPAVQDLLRRELHGMGIESRQESPGVELFSGGIEDLYRVHLTSRIAASFRLRLDEFRCGSREDLFSRLRGFPWEYWIQEKTGVRIKMSLSSSRIQHDGRAEESAYKAIQGRMQELYPGWRSGGRRDPEPVTEGASPDRQVIHIQIEHSRARVSLEASGDLLYRRGYAPAQGLAPLRENLAAALIQAAPFGIPHRIVDAMAGSGTFLFETVLSALGLPPLPRRKFAFQEWPVYRRETENFLRRKILREIADRAQGENAAGTGRETGDNRDSMLPAGNFKGVEIAGNVFGLLQTNTGGFSQHLSYLLGQTDTAVPEIELSNEDFFIWLYDQLDPDSLSMPGEPGLLICNPPYNWRVRSESGLYRRIWNLFGEILPGWYGIILMPLNASGRPFLSNDDLPPSSILNRSSSRDFPHGGKRIRALYIHPLPPGS; encoded by the coding sequence ATGGCTGAAATTAATCTGGAACGTCGAATCAGGAAGCATGTGAAAGCCCGGACTCATTCCATTGCAGGAATCTGTCATCCTGCTGTGCAGGACCTTCTCCGCCGGGAGCTCCACGGCATGGGAATTGAGTCCCGGCAGGAGTCGCCGGGGGTTGAGCTGTTCAGCGGAGGAATTGAGGATCTGTACCGTGTACATCTCACCAGCAGGATAGCCGCCTCTTTCAGACTCAGGCTGGATGAATTCCGCTGCGGAAGCAGGGAAGATCTTTTCTCCCGGCTCAGGGGTTTTCCGTGGGAATACTGGATACAGGAGAAAACCGGCGTCCGCATCAAAATGTCCCTGAGTTCATCCCGGATTCAGCATGACGGCCGGGCGGAGGAAAGCGCATACAAGGCCATTCAGGGCAGAATGCAGGAGCTGTATCCCGGATGGCGGTCCGGCGGGCGGCGGGATCCTGAACCGGTCACAGAGGGCGCATCCCCTGACCGGCAGGTGATTCATATTCAGATAGAACACAGCAGGGCACGAGTCAGTCTGGAGGCCAGCGGCGATCTGCTGTATCGGCGGGGATATGCCCCGGCCCAGGGGCTTGCTCCCCTCCGTGAGAATCTTGCGGCAGCCCTTATTCAGGCCGCTCCTTTCGGGATTCCCCATCGGATCGTTGATGCCATGGCCGGCAGCGGTACGTTTTTGTTTGAAACGGTACTCTCAGCCCTGGGTCTGCCCCCTCTTCCCCGGCGGAAGTTTGCATTTCAGGAATGGCCGGTGTACCGCCGGGAAACGGAGAATTTTCTGCGGCGAAAGATTCTTCGTGAAATTGCAGACCGCGCTCAGGGTGAAAATGCGGCCGGGACCGGCCGGGAAACAGGAGATAATCGGGACTCGATGCTTCCGGCAGGGAATTTCAAAGGAGTTGAAATTGCCGGAAATGTTTTCGGTCTTCTCCAAACCAACACAGGCGGATTTTCCCAGCATCTTTCATATCTGCTGGGGCAAACGGACACTGCCGTCCCGGAGATCGAACTGAGCAACGAGGATTTTTTCATCTGGCTGTATGATCAGCTGGACCCCGACAGCCTGAGTATGCCCGGGGAACCGGGACTGCTGATCTGCAATCCTCCCTACAACTGGCGGGTGCGCTCAGAGTCGGGCCTGTACCGTCGTATCTGGAATTTGTTCGGGGAAATTCTGCCGGGTTGGTACGGAATTATTCTCATGCCCCTGAACGCTTCAGGCCGGCCGTTTCTCTCCAATGATGATCTTCCTCCTTCATCCATTCTTAACCGGAGCAGTTCCCGCGATTTTCCCCACGGCGGAAAGCGAATTCGTGCTCTGTATATTCATCCGCTGCCGCCGGGTTCGTGA
- a CDS encoding RsmE family RNA methyltransferase: protein MNIAVFSSVEWGHSLPVGDYREQHIREQLKLKKGDTLKVGLENQGVGTARLLSSPGPNIELKLEFPRELQPVPIPRFRLIIGHPRPPVFQRLLRDLTSMGVWEIFWVHPRLGEKSYLASKAWNEEALAKQIRLGLEQGGHSRLPGVKKFYSLHACLREIESANQLKIILHPRGDGDSSSGEGGPGESSGMELMNMLCAVSGSEQPGIPTIALGAERGWTEDELQQFSRSGFTRVRLGSSILRTETAALIAAGMLRSALEGPAAHYGASSETTIIEPATDNAVEPATKNITKNTTETAKNTNKENTGEVHG, encoded by the coding sequence ATGAATATTGCCGTATTTTCATCCGTAGAATGGGGACATTCCCTTCCGGTGGGGGATTATCGGGAACAACACATTCGCGAACAACTCAAGCTGAAAAAAGGCGATACCCTGAAAGTGGGGCTGGAGAATCAGGGGGTGGGCACGGCCCGGCTTCTCAGCAGCCCCGGCCCCAATATTGAGCTCAAGCTTGAGTTCCCCCGGGAGCTTCAGCCGGTGCCGATCCCCCGTTTCCGCCTGATAATCGGGCACCCCCGGCCCCCGGTGTTTCAGCGGCTTCTCCGGGATCTGACATCCATGGGTGTATGGGAAATTTTCTGGGTTCATCCCCGGCTGGGGGAGAAAAGCTATCTGGCCAGCAAAGCCTGGAATGAGGAAGCCTTGGCGAAGCAGATCCGCCTGGGGCTGGAACAGGGCGGGCACAGCCGTCTGCCCGGGGTGAAAAAATTCTACTCCCTTCACGCATGTCTGCGGGAGATCGAATCGGCGAATCAGCTCAAGATTATCCTTCATCCCCGGGGGGATGGGGATTCTTCCTCCGGGGAAGGGGGGCCCGGCGAAAGCTCCGGCATGGAGCTGATGAATATGCTCTGTGCTGTTTCCGGATCAGAACAGCCGGGCATTCCAACCATCGCTCTGGGTGCTGAGCGGGGGTGGACGGAAGACGAATTGCAGCAGTTTTCCCGAAGCGGATTTACCAGGGTGAGACTGGGCTCAAGCATTCTTCGAACCGAGACGGCTGCGCTAATTGCGGCGGGTATGCTCAGGTCGGCCCTTGAGGGTCCTGCGGCACATTATGGAGCATCTTCCGAAACGACAATAATCGAGCCGGCTACAGATAATGCTGTAGAGCCGGCCACAAAAAACATCACAAAAAACACCACAGAAACCGCCAAAAATACAAACAAGGAAAACACCGGGGAAGTCCATGGCTGA
- the udk gene encoding uridine kinase has product MNNVTVIGISGGSGSGKTTIVKKISEVHPDLVCIPQDNYYRSAEYINNENITAFNFDHPAAFDTDLIVEHLEMLRKGESIQMPLYDFVNHRRGDDHIIVEPRKVVIFEGIMVYFDKRVRDLIDLKIFVDTPDDIRFIRRMRRDIHDRGRTMESVITQYLEVVRPGHYEFIEPTKAFADLIVPEGGMNEMALEVLSAFLKQF; this is encoded by the coding sequence ATGAATAATGTAACCGTTATCGGTATTTCGGGGGGGTCCGGATCAGGGAAGACCACAATTGTGAAGAAAATTTCGGAAGTTCATCCGGATCTTGTATGTATTCCCCAGGATAATTACTACCGCAGCGCGGAATATATCAACAATGAAAACATCACGGCATTTAATTTTGACCATCCCGCAGCATTCGATACAGACCTCATCGTGGAACATCTTGAAATGCTTCGGAAGGGAGAAAGCATTCAGATGCCTCTGTATGACTTTGTGAATCACCGGCGGGGAGATGATCATATTATTGTGGAACCCCGAAAGGTTGTAATTTTTGAAGGCATTATGGTGTATTTCGATAAACGGGTGCGGGACCTCATCGATCTGAAAATATTTGTGGATACCCCGGATGATATACGGTTTATACGTCGGATGCGCCGGGATATCCATGACAGGGGGAGGACGATGGAATCGGTAATTACCCAATACCTGGAAGTTGTTCGTCCCGGGCATTATGAGTTTATTGAGCCTACCAAGGCTTTTGCCGATCTGATCGTTCCGGAAGGCGGCATGAATGAGATGGCTCTTGAGGTTCTCAGTGCATTTCTCAAACAGTTCTGA
- a CDS encoding MarR family winged helix-turn-helix transcriptional regulator: protein MSSLWDIHVENYSDLILATLRQIIRAIDLHSKNLAKKYGLTGPQLLVLKELHKDSSRTIGSVAKNISLSQATVTSILDRLEKQGFVTRVRQQADKRKVNLQLSERALDILAAHPSMLQEDFIRRFDTLEDWEKMLLISSLQRIASMMSAESIKSPPVLVSGPLDASHSDVKSFFETDETQYH, encoded by the coding sequence ATGAGTTCACTTTGGGATATACATGTGGAAAATTACAGCGATTTGATACTGGCCACTCTGCGGCAGATCATCAGAGCCATCGATCTGCATTCGAAGAATCTGGCCAAAAAGTATGGACTCACAGGCCCTCAGCTTCTGGTGTTGAAGGAACTGCATAAAGACAGCAGCAGGACCATCGGAAGTGTGGCCAAAAATATCAGTCTCAGTCAGGCGACAGTGACAAGTATTCTCGACCGTCTGGAGAAGCAGGGATTTGTTACCAGGGTCCGTCAGCAGGCGGACAAGCGAAAGGTGAACCTCCAGCTGTCCGAAAGGGCTCTGGATATTCTTGCCGCCCATCCATCCATGCTTCAGGAAGATTTTATCCGCCGATTTGATACCCTGGAAGACTGGGAGAAGATGCTGCTGATTTCATCTCTGCAGAGAATTGCCTCCATGATGAGTGCCGAGTCCATCAAATCCCCTCCGGTGCTGGTCAGCGGCCCGCTGGATGCAAGTCATTCAGACGTGAAGAGCTTCTTTGAAACCGACGAAACCCAGTATCACTGA